In Carya illinoinensis cultivar Pawnee chromosome 6, C.illinoinensisPawnee_v1, whole genome shotgun sequence, a single genomic region encodes these proteins:
- the LOC122313091 gene encoding sulfhydryl oxidase 2-like: MSQVLLVLNLLSLLSLSSGATSLSLGSRSILRAIDNENGGPHDYAVDLNASNFDSVIGDTPATFAVVEFFAHWCPACRNYKPHYEKVARLFNGPDAVHPGIILMSRVDCALKINTKLCDKFSVVHYPMLFWGPPAKFVAGGWEPKQEKSEIRLIDDGRTADRLINWINKQTDSSFGLDDEKFENEHLSSNVSDPVQIARAVYDVEEVTSTAFEIILEHKMIKSETRASLIKFLQLLVAHHPSRRCRRGSADVLVNFDDLCPLDMWSPSKQGDNNGEGTLGNFQICGKGVPRGYWMFCRGSKNDTRGFSCGLWVLLHSLSVRIEDGESQFAFTAICEFVHNFFVCEECRQHFYDMCSSVSSPFKTSRDFALWLWSAHNKVNERLFKEEAFLGTGDPKFPKMIWPPKQLCSSCRLSQSEKNNGIDWDQEEVLKFLTNYYGKILVSLRKDKKNLGNDRFDGFLEDLAVSANAVAVPLGAALAIAVASCAFGALACCWRSQQKSRKPRRS, encoded by the exons ATGTCTCAGGTACTTTTGGTTCTGAATCTTCTGAGCCTGCTTTCCTTGAGCTCCGGAGCTACCTCGTTGTCTCTAGGATCCCGCTCGATCCTTCGGGCGATCGACAACGAGAACGGTGGTCCTCACGATTACGCCGTTGATTTGAACGCCTCGAATTTCGATTCGGTCATCGGGGACACCCCTGCTACCTTTGCCGTCGTTGAGTTCTTTGCCCACTG GTGCCCAGCCTGCAGAAATTATAAG CCTCATTATGAAAAAGTTGCTAGGCTATTTAATGGACCTGATGCAGTGCATCCGGGAATCATATTGATGAGTAGGGTAGATTGTGCACTGAAG ATAAACACTAAACTTTGTGATAAGTTTTCTGTTGTTCATTATCCTATGCTCTTTTGGGGTCCTCCTGCTAAATTTGTAGCCGGAGGTTGGGAACCTAAACAAGAGAAAAGTGAAATACGTCTCATTGATGATGGACGGACAGCTGACCGACTGATTAATTGGATAAACAAGCAAACAGACAG CTCTTTTGGTTTGGATGATGAGAAATTTGAGAATGAGCATCTTTCATCAAATGTATCAGACCCTGTGCAG ATTGCACGTGCTGTGTATGATGTCGAGGAGGTAACATCAACAgcctttgagattattttaGAACACAAG ATGATCAAATCAGAAACCCGAGCTTCACTAATAAAATTTCTGCAACTTTTGGTGGCTCATCATCCTTCTAGGAG GTGCCGGAGGGGAAGTGCTGATGTACTGGTGAACTTTGATGATTTGTGCCCATTAGACATGTGGTCACCTAGTAAGCAGGGAGATAATAATGGAGAGGGCACACTGGgaaattttcagatttgtgGAAAAGGCGTACCTCGAGGATATTGG ATGTTCTGCCGAGGCAGCAAGAATGATACAAGGGGCTTCAG TTGTGGATTGTGGGTTCTGCTGCATTCACTGTCTGTGAGAATTGAGGATGGAGAGAGCCAATTTGCATTTACAGCTATATGTGAATTTGTACACAACTTCTTTGTCTGTGAGGAATGCCGCCAACATTTTTATGACATGTGTTCAAG TGTCTCTAGTCCTTTCAAAACAAGCCGTGACTTCGCCCTTTGGTTGTGGAGTGCGCACAATAAGGTTAATGAGAGATTATTCAAAGAAGAAGCATTTCTTGGGACTGGCGATCCTAAATTTCCTAAAATGATTTGGCCTCCAAAGCAGCTTTGCTCTTCCTGCCGTCTCTCTCAGAGCGAGAAAAATAATGGTATTGATTGGGACCAGGAGGAGGTGTTGAAATTTTTGACTAATTACTATGGAAAAATACTTGTATCGCTACGCAAGGACAAGAAAAATCTTGGGAATGATAGGTTTGATGGGTTTCTTGAAGATTTGGCGGTCTCAGCAAATGCAGTTGCCGTGCCTCTGGGGGCTGCATTGGCAATTGCTGTCGCTAGCTGTGCATTTGGGGCACTTGCATGCTGCTGGCGTTCACAGCAGAAGAGTCGGAA GCCAAGGAGAAGCTGA
- the LOC122313675 gene encoding uncharacterized protein LOC122313675, translating to QSSSRPPLFCGDNYSFWKVRMRIFLQAQGREIWKCIVNGPYIPTKVVGGVKVKKEEEEFDREDDRLYTLNLTAMNLLYNALNGNEFNRIMNCATAKEIWDNLEVTYEGTSQVKESKIYILTHEYEMFKMNDDESISSMHTRFTNIINSLTALGKVYSKVEIVRKILNSLPKRWESKVTAILEARDLKKLEVNELIGSLITLDSGCSRHMTGDKTKFFDLRSKEEGHVTFGDNSKGKIVGIGKIGNESSLIIEDVLLVEGLKHNLLSISQLCDKGFTVTFKMDKCIILNDHDCNICFIAFRNNNVYTIDFEEITSQDAICLSAQNETSWLWHRRLGHANMELISKLSKNDLVRGLPKTYFLKDKICDACQFGKQTKTSFKTKKHISTTRPLQLIHMDLFGPNRVASLGGKYYAFVIVDDFSRYTWVIFLAHKDEAHNAFTKLCKRIQNEKGYTISSIRSDRGKEFVNKNIETFCDENGFIHNFSAPRTPQQNGVVERKNRSLQEMARTMLNENNLPSYFWAEAVSTACYVINRVMLRSKLDKTPYELWNEKKPNIGYFHVFGCKCFILNDRDNLGKFDAKSDEGIFLGYSTNSKAYRVFNKKTLTVQESMHVVFDELEAIRMLLAYACYKDFKLFQMDVKSAFLNGFINEEVYVEQPPGFKNHISPNHVFKLTKALYGLKQAPRAWYERLSGFLIEKGFSRGKIDTTLFIKYENDDILLIQIYVDDIIFGATNENMCQVFAKTMQEEFEMSMMGELTFFLGLQIKQAKSGTFINQSKYIKELLKKFGMENAKEIGTPMSPSTKLDKDESGKPVDSKIYRGMIGSLLYLTASRPDIMFSVCLCARFQSSPKESHLIAVKRILRYLSGTINLGLWYPKHTSFDLISYTDADYAGCKIDRKSTSGACHFLGHALVSWFSKKQNSVALSTAEAEYVAAGSCCAQVLYMKQQLEDFKLMYNHIPIKCDNTSAINLSKNPIQHSRTKHIEIRYHFLRDHVQKGDIMLEFTNTHDQLADIFTK from the exons caatctagtagtcggcctccactcttttgtggagataattactcattctggaaagttagaatgagaatatttcttcaagctcaaggtagagaaatatggaaatgtattgtaaatggaccttatattccaacaaaagtggttggtggagtaaaggtcaaaaaggaagaagaagagtttgatcgtgaagacgatagactttatactttaaatttaactgctatgaatttattatataatgctcttaatggaaatgagtttaatagaataatgaattgcgctacggcaaaggaaatttgggataacttggaagtaacttatgaaggaacttcgcaagtcaaggaatcaaaaatttatattcttactcatgaatatgaaatgtttaagatgaatgatgatgaatctatttctagtatgcacactcgttttactaacatcataaacagcttgacagctcttggcaaagtttattccaaggtagagatagtaagaaaaattctcaactctttaccaaaacgttgggaatcaaaagttacagcgattcttgaagctagagacctcaagaagctcgaagtcaatgaactcatcgggtcacttatcacc ttagatagtggatgttcaagacacatgacgggagacaagactaagttctttgatcttagatctaaagaagaaggacacgtgacatttggagacaactcgaaagggaagatcgtgggaataggtaaaattggtaatgaatcttctctcataattgaagatgttctacttgttgaaggtttaaaacataatcttttgagcataagtcaattatgtgataaaggatttacagttacttttaaaatggataaatgcattattttgaatgatcatgattgtaatatttgttttattgcttttagaaacaataatgtttatacaattgattttgaagaaattacctcacaagatgctatttgcttgtcagctcaaaatgaaactagttggttatggcatagaagattaggtcatgccaacatggaacttatttccaaactttcaaaaaatgatcttgtgagaggtttaccaaaaacatattttcttaaagacaaaatttgtgatgcatgtcaatttggtaaacaaacaaaaacttcttttaaaactaagaaacatatttccactactagaccattgcaactgatacacatggatctttttggaccaaatagagttgcaagtctaggaggaaaatattatgcatttgttattgttgatgatttctctagatatacttgggtcatctttcttgctcataaagatgaggcacataatgcctttaccaagttatgcaagagaattcaaaatgaaaagggctatactatttcaagtatccgaagtgataggggaaaagaatttgttaataaaaatattgaaacattttgtgatgaaaacggttttattcataatttttctgctcctcgaactcctcaacaaaatggggtagtagagaggaaaaatagatctcttcaagagatggcaagaacaatgctcaatgagaacaacttgcctagttatttttgggccgaagcggtaagtactgcatgttatgttataaatagagttatgttaaggtctaaattagataaaaccccctatgagctttggaatgagaaaaagcccaacattggttactttcatgtatttggatgcaaatgttttattttgaatgacagagataatttaggcaagtttgatgcaaaatctgatgaaggtatttttctcgggtattctactaatagtaaagcttatagagtattcaacaaaaagactttaactgtacaagaatctatgcatgtagtatttgatgaa ttagaagctattcgaatgctacttgcatatgcttgttataaagatttcaaactttttcaaatggatgttaaaagtgctttcttaaatggttttataaatgaagaggtatatgttgagcaacctccaggttttaaaaatcatatttccccaaatcatgttttcaaactcacaaaagcactatatggacttaaacaagctcctagagcttggtacgagagactcagtggtttcttgattgaaaaaggtttttcaagaggaaaaatcgacacaactcttttcattaaatatgaaaatgatgatattcttttgattcagatttatgttgatgatataatattcggtgctactaatgaaaatatgtgtcaagtttttgctaagactatgcaggaagaatttgagatgagcatgatgggtgaacttacattctttctcggattgcaaattaagcaagcaaaaagtgggacattcatcaatcaatcaaaatatattaaggaattactgaagaagtttgggatggaaaatgctaaggaaattggaacaccaatgagcccatcaactaaacttgataaagatgaatccggtaagccagttgactcgaagatatatcgaggtatgattggtagcttattatatttaacagccagtagaccagatattatgtttagtgtgtgcttatgtgcacgttttcaatcatctccaaaagaatcacatttaattgcagttaagcgcattcttagatatcttagtggtacaattaacctagggttatggtaccctaagcacacatctttcgatttaatcagctacacagatgcagattatgctggctgtaaaatagatcgaaaaagcactagtggagcatgtcatttcttaggtcatgcattagtttcctggtttagtaaaaaacaaaattctgttgcactatctactgctgaggcagaatatgttgctgcgggtagttgttgtgctcaagttctctacatgaagcaacaacttgaagattttaaactcatgtataatcacattccaatcaaatgtgataatacaagtgctataaatctttcaaagaacccaatacaacattctagaactaagcatattgaaataaggtatcattttcttcgagatcatgtgcaaaaaggtgatataatgttagagttcacaaatacacacgatcagttagcagatattttcacaaaa